A single genomic interval of Acuticoccus sediminis harbors:
- a CDS encoding SDR family oxidoreductase encodes MTRLKAKRTLITGGTSGIGLETAKQFLNEGARVIVTGNNPETIELAKTELGSDVLVLRADSASVADQRKLADAVKEAYGQLDVAFLNAGVSVWQPIEDWTEAAFDRSFAINVKGPYFLIQALLSVFADPASVILNTSVNAHVGAARSSVYGATKAAFLNMAKTLSSELLPRGIRVNAVSPGPVDTPLYDKLGIPDTYRDEVNAGIVATIPAGRFGTASEVAKAVVYLASDESPWTIGTEIVVDGGRTLNG; translated from the coding sequence ATGACGCGCCTCAAGGCAAAACGCACCCTCATCACCGGCGGTACGTCAGGGATTGGCCTAGAAACCGCAAAGCAGTTCCTTAACGAGGGCGCCCGCGTCATCGTGACCGGCAACAACCCGGAGACTATCGAACTGGCGAAAACGGAACTGGGCTCTGACGTTCTCGTCCTCCGGGCGGACAGCGCGAGCGTGGCAGATCAGCGCAAGCTCGCCGATGCCGTCAAAGAGGCTTACGGCCAGTTGGACGTCGCCTTCCTCAACGCCGGCGTCTCGGTCTGGCAACCGATCGAAGACTGGACGGAGGCCGCATTCGACCGGTCCTTCGCGATCAACGTGAAAGGTCCCTATTTCCTAATCCAGGCCCTGCTCTCGGTGTTCGCAGATCCGGCGTCGGTGATCCTCAACACGTCGGTCAACGCCCACGTCGGTGCCGCCCGCTCCTCGGTCTACGGCGCGACCAAGGCGGCCTTCCTCAACATGGCGAAGACGCTGTCGTCGGAGCTTCTTCCGCGCGGCATCCGCGTTAATGCGGTTAGCCCCGGCCCCGTTGACACGCCGCTCTATGACAAGCTCGGCATTCCCGACACCTATCGGGATGAGGTCAACGCCGGCATCGTGGCGACGATCCCGGCCGGTCGTTTCGGCACCGCGTCGGAAGTCGCTAAGGCTGTCGTGTACCTCGCGTCCGACGAATCACCCTGGACCATCGGCACGGAGATCGTCGTGGACGGCGGGCGAACATTGAACGGCTGA
- a CDS encoding TetR/AcrR family transcriptional regulator, whose product MRVSRAQAAANRENVITAASRLFREHGFDGIGLIDLMKSAGLTQGAFYKQFKSKDDLAALAVGRAMEGTAERWATAAKTEPENPIAALTDLYLSPGHRDDVGAGCPIVALGADAARGSESVRAALEAGIRERLDVLTAHMASDPDARRKAVAMGATMVGALLLARAVNDEALSDEVLTVAREELRRSIGAS is encoded by the coding sequence ATGCGAGTCAGCAGGGCCCAAGCCGCCGCCAATCGAGAAAACGTGATCACCGCCGCGAGCCGGCTCTTCCGGGAGCATGGGTTCGACGGGATCGGCCTGATCGACCTCATGAAAAGCGCCGGGCTGACGCAGGGTGCGTTCTACAAGCAGTTCAAGTCGAAGGACGATCTGGCGGCCCTCGCCGTCGGCCGGGCCATGGAAGGCACCGCCGAGCGCTGGGCGACCGCCGCGAAGACGGAGCCGGAGAATCCGATCGCGGCGTTGACCGATCTCTACTTGAGCCCGGGTCATCGCGACGACGTGGGCGCGGGCTGCCCCATCGTTGCGCTTGGCGCAGACGCGGCGCGGGGCAGCGAGAGCGTGCGCGCTGCTCTAGAGGCGGGCATCCGGGAGCGCCTCGATGTTCTCACTGCCCACATGGCGAGCGATCCCGACGCTCGGCGCAAGGCCGTTGCGATGGGCGCGACGATGGTGGGCGCCCTGCTGCTCGCACGCGCGGTGAACGACGAGGCGCTGTCGGACGAGGTCCTCACCGTTGCGAGAGAAGAGCTGCGTCGCTCCATCGGCGCGTCATGA
- a CDS encoding MATE family efflux transporter — MVVTSPVQTARLSADAAATARASRTRLLLEAPIAPTLAKLAAPNVVAMFAQAAQGIAEAYYASRLGVTALAGLALVFPLVMVTQMLSAGAIGGAISAAVARALGASDVARAATLTVAAWLIAAKLALVMAVLVALFGPRFFEVLGGGTESVAAAKTYALVFFPGCIAVWLCNASLSVIRGTGDMRIPALVLLLVFGTSIALSGGLALGWGPLPALGMAGLALGPICAFALGGGAAIGHIAFGRAGLVFRGAVGRLSADMFRDILTVGTLASINTVLTAVTIIMMTGLVGRFGEGALAGYGLGARLEFMMIPVIFGIGAAMTAMVGANVGAGRIDRALRVAWTGSCAAAAIVGSIGLLLAVFPDLWLGLFLEPSNTAALDAGRSYFRIVGPFYGFFALGLALYFASQGAGHMKWPVISSLGRMAVALVGSLILTTSMGLGAHGIFAAIGGAMLVYGGVIALAIWFGEWRKAGR, encoded by the coding sequence ATGGTTGTCACGAGCCCGGTTCAGACTGCGCGGCTTTCCGCGGACGCGGCGGCGACCGCGCGGGCATCCCGCACGAGACTTCTGCTCGAGGCCCCCATCGCGCCGACCCTGGCGAAGCTCGCGGCGCCCAACGTGGTCGCGATGTTCGCTCAGGCCGCGCAGGGCATCGCCGAGGCCTATTATGCCAGCCGATTGGGCGTGACCGCCCTTGCTGGACTGGCGTTGGTGTTCCCATTGGTGATGGTGACGCAGATGCTTTCGGCGGGCGCGATCGGTGGAGCGATCTCGGCGGCCGTCGCGCGGGCGCTCGGGGCCTCGGACGTCGCACGGGCCGCGACGCTCACCGTGGCGGCCTGGCTCATCGCAGCAAAGCTCGCGCTCGTGATGGCGGTGCTGGTCGCTCTTTTCGGACCACGCTTCTTCGAAGTGCTGGGGGGCGGGACGGAGAGTGTCGCGGCCGCGAAGACATACGCGCTGGTCTTCTTCCCCGGATGCATCGCGGTCTGGCTCTGCAATGCCTCGCTCAGCGTCATCCGCGGCACCGGCGACATGCGCATACCCGCGCTCGTGTTGCTCCTTGTCTTCGGGACGTCGATCGCGCTGTCGGGAGGTTTGGCACTCGGGTGGGGGCCACTGCCCGCGCTCGGCATGGCCGGTCTGGCGCTCGGCCCGATCTGCGCATTCGCCCTCGGTGGAGGGGCCGCGATCGGTCATATCGCTTTCGGCCGCGCCGGACTCGTCTTCCGTGGGGCGGTCGGACGTCTGAGCGCCGACATGTTCCGCGACATCCTGACGGTTGGGACGCTCGCGTCCATCAACACCGTTCTCACGGCCGTCACGATCATCATGATGACGGGTCTCGTGGGACGTTTCGGCGAGGGGGCGCTGGCCGGCTACGGTCTCGGTGCACGGCTGGAATTCATGATGATCCCGGTGATCTTCGGCATCGGGGCGGCGATGACCGCCATGGTCGGCGCGAATGTCGGCGCCGGCCGGATCGACCGCGCGCTGCGGGTGGCCTGGACAGGTTCCTGTGCAGCGGCGGCCATCGTCGGCAGCATCGGCCTGCTGCTGGCGGTCTTTCCGGACCTTTGGCTGGGTCTGTTCCTGGAGCCGTCGAACACCGCTGCGCTCGACGCCGGGCGCAGCTATTTCCGTATCGTCGGTCCATTCTACGGCTTTTTCGCGCTGGGTCTCGCGCTTTATTTCGCCTCACAGGGCGCCGGTCACATGAAATGGCCGGTGATCAGCAGCCTCGGCCGCATGGCGGTCGCGCTTGTCGGCTCACTGATCCTGACGACCAGCATGGGCCTGGGGGCTCACGGCATCTTCGCAGCGATCGGCGGCGCCATGCTGGTCTACGGAGGGGTTATCGCCCTCGCCATTTGGTTCGGCGAATGGAGAAAAGCGGGGCGGTGA
- a CDS encoding IS3 family transposase gives MVERDHPALSVTEQCRLLSIPRSTFYHAPGGETAESLALMRRIDEQFLQTPFYGVRQMTWHLRAEGETVNPKRVRRLMRLMGLTPIYQKPNTSVPAKAHKVWPYLLRGRTI, from the coding sequence ATGGTGGAGAGGGACCATCCCGCGTTGTCGGTCACGGAGCAGTGCCGGCTCCTGTCGATCCCGCGGTCGACGTTTTACCACGCGCCGGGCGGCGAGACGGCCGAGAGCCTGGCCCTGATGCGGCGGATTGACGAGCAGTTCCTCCAAACGCCGTTCTATGGCGTGCGGCAGATGACGTGGCATCTGCGCGCCGAGGGGGAAACGGTGAACCCGAAGCGCGTCCGGCGCCTGATGCGGCTCATGGGGCTGACGCCGATCTACCAGAAGCCCAACACAAGCGTGCCCGCAAAGGCGCACAAGGTCTGGCCCTACCTGCTGCGCGGACGGACGATCTGA
- a CDS encoding AraC family transcriptional regulator — MIDHLEPHRAIALRHAWSGLVATDLPRLDITIGQGSTGPAPCLYRSMVCFILQGSKRVLINDELLSYDSADYLVSAIDLPLSGEILNAPGGNPYVAVSLLLEPALLTELAASMPLDAETGSCGIGLSINPVTQPLRDALLRFMSLLDQPADIPVLAPMAERELLYRLLQGPEGRLLRQIARPDGALGRIRRAVQWIRDNQTARLRIAALCEVSGMSRASLHRHFLALTGVTPLQYQKQLRLQGARYLLLDGEKSVSEVAFAVGYESATQFIREYGRQFGNPPARDVRQLREAISASTAA; from the coding sequence ATGATCGACCATCTGGAACCACACCGTGCCATCGCCCTGCGTCACGCGTGGTCGGGCCTGGTCGCGACGGATTTGCCGCGCCTCGACATCACCATTGGACAGGGCTCCACCGGGCCGGCGCCGTGCCTCTATCGTTCGATGGTCTGCTTCATCTTGCAGGGCTCGAAACGGGTTCTGATCAACGACGAGCTTCTGAGCTACGACAGCGCCGACTACCTCGTCAGCGCGATCGATCTGCCGTTGAGCGGCGAGATCCTTAATGCTCCGGGGGGCAACCCGTACGTCGCCGTCTCACTGCTTCTTGAGCCGGCTTTGCTGACCGAGCTGGCGGCGTCCATGCCGCTGGACGCCGAGACCGGATCCTGCGGCATTGGCCTTTCGATCAACCCGGTGACCCAGCCGCTGCGCGACGCACTCTTGCGCTTCATGTCGCTGCTGGATCAGCCGGCGGACATCCCCGTCCTGGCGCCTATGGCTGAACGGGAATTGCTTTATCGTCTCCTGCAGGGTCCAGAGGGTCGGTTGCTGCGGCAGATCGCTCGGCCTGACGGGGCCTTGGGACGCATACGACGCGCCGTCCAGTGGATTAGGGACAACCAGACTGCCCGGCTGCGTATCGCGGCCCTCTGCGAGGTGAGCGGGATGAGCCGGGCGAGCCTGCATCGCCATTTCCTCGCACTGACAGGCGTCACTCCGCTTCAGTACCAGAAGCAGCTCCGCTTGCAGGGGGCGCGCTATCTTCTGCTAGACGGCGAGAAGAGTGTGTCGGAAGTGGCCTTCGCCGTCGGCTACGAAAGCGCGACACAGTTCATTCGCGAGTACGGTCGGCAGTTCGGAAATCCCCCGGCCCGGGACGTTCGTCAGCTTCGGGAGGCGATCAGCGCATCGACCGCAGCCTGA
- a CDS encoding transposase, producing the protein MTTRKQHKPAFKAKVALEALKGEETVAELAARFGVHPTMIHQWKRQLLEGASDVFERGRKNAAPEIDGEKVRELHAKIGELTVANDFLSRKLKPWGGT; encoded by the coding sequence ATGACGACACGCAAGCAGCACAAACCGGCGTTCAAGGCGAAGGTGGCGCTGGAGGCGTTGAAGGGTGAAGAGACGGTGGCGGAGCTGGCCGCGCGTTTCGGGGTCCACCCGACGATGATCCACCAATGGAAGCGGCAGTTGCTGGAGGGCGCCTCGGACGTCTTCGAGCGCGGCCGTAAGAACGCCGCGCCGGAGATTGATGGCGAGAAGGTCCGTGAGCTGCATGCCAAGATCGGCGAGCTGACGGTGGCGAACGATTTTTTGTCGCGAAAGCTCAAGCCTTGGGGCGGGACGTGA
- a CDS encoding efflux RND transporter periplasmic adaptor subunit yields the protein MVVGAVAANFAPTAAPAVAPAADAAPALDPRIAAPLVKVAEVAPFNGGERAFTGTIAARVESNLGFRVPGKIVERLVDAGQKVTAGQPLMRIDETDLSLSLTQRRKDVDAARAALVQITADEKRYAELAGKGFASRQRYEQAKAALATATATLAAAEAAARVAENEAAYAVLTADADGTVMDTLAEPGQVVAPGETVVRLAHAGAREAVVALPETVRPPLGNTAEAELYGSAGQRSPARLRQLSDTADPQTRTYEARFVLGGQAADAPLGATVTIRMKGDGDGADVEVPIGAILDDGTAVGVWAVDRAASTVSFRTVTVRRLTEDAAVVSGVDAGETVVALGAHLLREGASVRIFGEALR from the coding sequence GTGGTCGTCGGTGCCGTCGCAGCCAATTTCGCACCGACGGCGGCCCCTGCCGTCGCTCCGGCTGCCGATGCGGCACCCGCCCTCGATCCCCGCATCGCCGCGCCGCTCGTCAAGGTCGCCGAAGTGGCGCCGTTCAATGGCGGAGAGCGCGCATTCACCGGAACGATCGCAGCGCGTGTCGAAAGCAATCTCGGCTTCCGCGTTCCGGGCAAGATCGTCGAGCGTCTCGTCGATGCCGGGCAGAAGGTGACGGCCGGCCAGCCTTTGATGCGGATCGACGAGACCGACCTCAGCCTCTCGCTGACGCAGCGGCGCAAGGACGTCGACGCAGCCCGCGCCGCGCTCGTGCAGATCACCGCCGACGAGAAGCGCTACGCCGAACTCGCCGGAAAGGGGTTTGCATCACGTCAGCGCTACGAGCAGGCGAAGGCCGCGCTTGCCACCGCGACCGCCACGCTCGCCGCGGCGGAGGCCGCTGCACGAGTCGCGGAGAACGAGGCCGCCTACGCAGTCCTCACGGCGGACGCCGACGGGACCGTGATGGACACACTCGCCGAGCCCGGCCAGGTCGTCGCTCCGGGCGAGACCGTCGTGCGCCTGGCTCACGCCGGAGCCCGTGAGGCGGTGGTGGCGCTGCCCGAGACCGTGCGTCCGCCACTGGGCAACACCGCCGAGGCCGAACTCTACGGCAGCGCCGGGCAGCGCTCGCCCGCGCGCCTGCGGCAGCTGTCCGACACCGCCGACCCGCAGACCCGCACCTACGAGGCGCGCTTCGTGCTGGGTGGCCAGGCCGCCGACGCTCCGCTCGGCGCGACGGTCACGATCCGCATGAAGGGCGACGGCGACGGCGCGGACGTCGAGGTGCCGATCGGCGCGATCCTGGACGACGGCACGGCGGTCGGGGTGTGGGCGGTCGACCGCGCCGCATCCACCGTCAGCTTCCGGACGGTGACGGTGCGCCGGCTGACCGAGGACGCCGCCGTTGTCTCCGGCGTCGACGCCGGGGAGACGGTCGTCGCGCTCGGGGCGCATCTGCTGCGCGAGGGCGCCAGCGTCAGGATCTTCGGCGAGGCACTCCGGTGA